The sequence TAACCTTTTcactgaacttcaattaacttttgtttttccagactgaaTGATTTTTAAAACATTCTCTAGACTACTGTACTGTAACATGTAATATGTGACTCCTTCAACCAAATCTTGAGAATAAAACAACCTGTTTTGAACTTATTTGTTCCTGGAGGCAGTGAATGAATGTATGGGTTTTGTGATCAGTCAGTTCCCAAGCTAAACCAGGCTACAGCTTTAAGACTCGGGTAATGACAGCATTGAAACATGATCTTAGGTTTTAATAAATGATAGGACTCCCGGCTCATCATTCAAGGTGCTGTCTGAAGAACGTCAACACAAAGCATCTGTGAAAGGCCCAAGATAACAGGCATTCTGTTCACAGTTGTTTTTATTTTCTTTTATATTCTGCCCTCTGGATCCAGCTATCTGGCCATGAATCCTGAATAGTAAGTAGTGATGAGTTGTCAGTGACAATGGTGTTGTAGTATTATTTGTACGGTTGTTGAAGCATGATGTGTCATGTTTAAGTGGGCAATTGTCTTGGATAACATTGTAGCTACATTTAAAGGCCCTTTTAGGTTtgtgggacaataaaaggtcctCTGAATTTGGGACACATTTTCCCACTTAGGGCAATGGATGTGGTGCAATGGGAGTCAACCcaaacaaatgttttattttgttgctttggAAAAGCACAAAGAAACTCTTCGGCCCTCGATAACTTGGCCGAACCAACCAATACTAAAGAGATGGGAGGccgacagctgtgtgtgtgtgtgtgtttctgcagaGCTTGTATGCAATAACAATAGTGCATCTTCCATTTATCAATGGTGTGTTTCTTTATCCTACTTGATGATATATAATCAACCTAAATAATAATGTAATGTATTCCTCAGCGACTACCTGTTCAAACTGCTTCTTATTGGAGACTCTGGTGTCGGCAAGTCTTGCCTGCTCTTGCGGTTTGCGGTAGGCAAAGcttttcgctacacccgcaataatatctgccaaacgtgtatgtgaccaatacattttttatttgattgtgTTAAAACAGAATACACACAATCCTTTGTGTTGTCCCATATGGCAAGGAGTCTAGAGTAAACAGAAAGCGAAGGCCATTTCCTTTGTGGAAAGGACCCTGCAAAACGTCATCCAAACCAGTAATTAACCACTGTGAAGGTTTGTTCAGCCATTCTCCCATTGTAAATAATAACACTGCTCAGTTGTCTCTACACCTCAGGATGACACCTACACAGAGAGCTACATCAGCACAATCGGGGTCGACTTTAAGATCAGAACCATTGAAAAGGATGGGAAGACTGTCAAACTACAAATTGTAAGTACATGTTTATAAGACAAACTCTGTATAGCTCTGTAAAATGTATAGTTGTAGATTTTGGTAATGGGGATGTGGTAAGGCTTGTTTGTAATTTCTAACTGTTTGATCTCTCTCCTAGTGGGACACAGCCGGACAAGAGAGGTTCCGGACCATCACATCCAGCTACTACAGAGGAGCACATGGGATCATCATTGTGTATGATGTCACTGATCAGGTAATACAGTGTATTTGAACTCCTCCTCTCTATGGGCTGGATTGACCATCTATTGCATCAAAATGTACTGGAGTTAGAGATAAAACTATATGTATGAGATTTCAACTATTTTGCCAGGAGTCCTTTAACAACGTGAAGCAGTGGTTGGAGGAGATTGACCGCTATGCGTGTGAAAATGTCTCCAAATTGCTTGTGGGAAACAAGTGTGACTTGGTCTCTAAAAAGGTAGTGGACTCTGCCACTGGTCAAGTAAGTGTCTGTTCTCACTCATAAAATGCTTGTGCCACCAATGCACAATCGATTCTTCATAAACTACAAATCACTGTTAATCATAGATAGACATGCTAATCACACATTATTGTGCTTTTGTTCTGGTGTGTCGTGATAAATGTCATACAAttctgctctctctttttcttggtACAATTGCTTCAGAAATTTGCTTCATCCCTAAAGATTCCATTCCTGGAGACCAGTGCAAAGAATGCTGATAATGTAGAGAAATCATTTTTAACCATGGCCTCTGAAATACAGAAGCGTGTTGGAAGTGATGGTGTTCAAAGTGAGGCTGCTAAAGTGGGCAACAAGATAAACAGTGCACCCCTTTGGCCCGGGGGGAAAGACGAGGCTGCTGCAGAGGAGGGGAATTCTTGTTGCTAGTGCCATACACAAACTACAGCATATGAGAATCAATGCGTTTGGACACTATGCATTTCCTTTTGTTTTGTTCAGAGATGGTAATTGATATTTGTGAGAACAGCTATGCAATAGTTATGCAGTAGCCTGTTCCAACAGTGCAGAGAATGTGACCCGCTGAAAGGCACCCTTTGAATTAGTGTGGGTACTAGTCTAtgtaacattccactccttgttaTATTCCAAAGAGTGtttggcaaggagtggaatgtaatAGCTGAACAGAGACAGCAACCATGCTATCTTTGAATGGCCTGGGTATCGGACATGTGACAAAAATCAACAGTTGATTTACCCATGTGGGGATCCAGGATAGGTGAATGTTTGCTTGATGCTTTGAACTTGTAAGGTGAATTTAGGGTGTCATTTTATCTGTACCATTTGTGAAGAACTGATTGTTTTGGTTACTATCGGTGGTCAAAAAGTATTATTTCTAATGTTAAACACTTTTTGATTAACGTTTGTTGTTTAATGATGACAATAAATTATATATTTGTGTCTTAATTTGTTTTCCAGATTGTTTTTATGCATAATGCACTGTTGTTCCATAATGAATGCACTGTTGTTGCATGAAACTTGTTGTTGTATATGAACAATTTGATCAACTGAACACTTAAAATAATATGATGAGTAATGTGTAATGTCCACAAATAGAGTGGTGCACAGGTACAACTGTGGCAGGTCACTCTGGTACCGTCGGTGCAACCGTAGAAATAGAATCGTTCTAGTCCTGCGGGTGCAACACCCAAAATCTGAAGCAGATGCTGTGTGTTGTTATGGCTGCCCTCTAGTGGTCATTAATATTAGGTATAGAAAAGCAAAATAACCAACATGAAAGGATGAAATTATGATAATGATTGTTGCTATGCTCTACGAAAATCATAATTTATTACATAGGGGCCTAAAAGTTTAACATTTGAAAGACAAATCAGTGCAAACTTCCATGTCTTATAAAATACCAAATGAATTTTATACAATTCAGACTGGTCGAAGTTGTGTGTATTAGGCTACAGTAAAAACCTACAGGGCAGGTGATATATTTTTAACATACTTTGGGCATTGCCATCAGTAATGATGGACATTTTGGGGTGCATTCGAAGGTCAATGAAATCTTAGTTTCGATTGGAGAAAAAGCTGTAAGTACCGCCCTATTTTGTTCCACATGACCTTTAACGATGTTTATTGCACCTTATGGATGTTGCTCAGAGTAGCATAAGCCAATCAGGCGCCTTTGTCCTTTTCACTCGCGCTATGTTCACCGGCTCTTTCCCATTCAAGATGTCGGCGACGTCGATGTTCCCCATGTGTGTCCGGGCGAGTAGGGGCCTCCTCACGCTCAGGAGCTGGAGCAGACGTGGTTCAACCCCTGCAGTGGTGGACTTGATTCGGGCAATTTCCACGGAGAAGCCAACAGGAGAGGGCAGTGCTACAGGTGGACTCGCTCAAGCAATCTTGCAAGAGAGGCTTAAGCAGCAACAGAAGAGTCAGGTGAGTCAAGCAGGCTaggtaacgttaactagctaaatGACATCCCCCGCTGCCTGGTtgggtaacgttagctagaccGCCATAATCATGCAAGGCTACAGAAAAACCAAAG comes from Salvelinus namaycush isolate Seneca chromosome 34, SaNama_1.0, whole genome shotgun sequence and encodes:
- the LOC120028852 gene encoding ras-related protein Rab-1A-like, with the protein product MNPEYDYLFKLLLIGDSGVGKSCLLLRFADDTYTESYISTIGVDFKIRTIEKDGKTVKLQIWDTAGQERFRTITSSYYRGAHGIIIVYDVTDQESFNNVKQWLEEIDRYACENVSKLLVGNKCDLVSKKVVDSATGQKFASSLKIPFLETSAKNADNVEKSFLTMASEIQKRVGSDGVQSEAAKVGNKINSAPLWPGGKDEAAAEEGNSCC